A window of the Myxococcales bacterium genome harbors these coding sequences:
- the lipB gene encoding lipoyl(octanoyl) transferase LipB encodes MIDWRWLGRVAHGDAIAQQEARRQEILAGDAAAQAVLLCEHPPVITLGHAADRGHVLIDDAEAARRGITITPVSRGGDVTYHGPGQLMIYPVVRVRSVVAFLAAVAGAIAEECAALGVVGAEFRREPAGLWLGDAKLAACGLHLARGVAIHGWAWNVATPPEAWTAIVPCGLAVPQRSLAEACVARGLPPPPPLADLAARLGPRLVAALAPRAVV; translated from the coding sequence GTGATCGACTGGCGCTGGCTCGGCCGCGTCGCCCACGGGGACGCGATCGCCCAGCAGGAGGCGCGGCGGCAGGAGATCCTCGCCGGTGACGCCGCCGCCCAGGCGGTGCTGCTGTGCGAGCACCCGCCGGTGATCACGCTCGGCCACGCCGCCGATCGCGGCCACGTGCTGATCGACGACGCCGAGGCGGCGCGCCGCGGGATCACGATCACGCCGGTGTCGCGCGGCGGCGACGTGACCTACCACGGCCCCGGCCAGCTCATGATCTACCCGGTGGTCCGCGTCCGCTCGGTGGTCGCGTTCCTGGCGGCCGTCGCCGGCGCGATCGCCGAGGAGTGCGCCGCGCTCGGGGTCGTCGGCGCCGAGTTCCGGCGCGAGCCGGCCGGGCTGTGGCTCGGCGACGCCAAGCTCGCCGCGTGCGGGCTGCACCTCGCGCGCGGCGTGGCGATCCACGGCTGGGCCTGGAACGTGGCGACGCCGCCCGAGGCCTGGACCGCGATCGTGCCGTGCGGGCTCGCGGTGCCGCAGCGGTCGCTGGCCGAGGCGTGCGTGGCCCGGGGCCTGCCGCCGCCGCCGCCGCTGGCCGACCTGGCCGCGCGCCTGGGCCCGAGGTTGGTCGCGGCGCTCGCGCCGCGCGCGGTCGTGTAG
- a CDS encoding restriction endonuclease: protein MANKSEKSEKADKAEKSDKPKAAKGGASKRAAGTKAPKAEAAAKPAKAPAKPAKAPAKPAKAPTKAKAPAKPAKAPAKAKAPKAPAPTEVVTEVELAPSETSPEVAPIEAAGDLGDLMMEDAMLDGTAPEPPLSAEEQELAALYGDDLAPAPAAAAHAEFSDSRTADEDRPMLPEINGRQERQKRWEERREQRRSRRDFDRGRRADRPRPEGERRPEGERRPEGERRPEGERRPEGERPAPTQLALPAPTSLPVSMPADATGVVRVGNALGDAAWQVFTSIRGAQPMPVKQLAGMMRKRGLLDVDPELAWPHLKAALLGDERSYRSLGLRPRIVYRGRDLFAPGPVAQSATADAEAALARALSTMAVATHATLKARIGQAGQAGFERLVHAYLIAVGYQEVNWIKRTDAISYATAVAPGSTGTIMVSARAGDAPVDRRGVGELRVGVEAKGLLAGHLFAARELSTEAERELERPGRSISVYAGDGFVTALLTAGVGVVTAAAPVRYVDDQLFGELLAG from the coding sequence ATGGCGAACAAGTCCGAGAAGTCCGAGAAGGCCGACAAGGCTGAGAAGAGCGACAAGCCCAAGGCCGCCAAGGGTGGCGCGTCGAAGCGAGCCGCTGGCACCAAGGCGCCCAAGGCCGAGGCAGCCGCGAAGCCCGCGAAGGCCCCGGCGAAGCCCGCGAAGGCCCCGGCGAAGCCCGCCAAGGCCCCGACGAAGGCGAAGGCCCCGGCGAAGCCCGCGAAGGCCCCGGCGAAGGCCAAGGCCCCCAAGGCGCCCGCGCCGACCGAGGTCGTCACCGAGGTCGAGCTGGCCCCGAGCGAGACCAGCCCCGAGGTCGCGCCGATCGAGGCCGCTGGCGATCTCGGCGACCTGATGATGGAAGACGCGATGCTCGATGGCACCGCGCCCGAGCCGCCGCTGTCGGCCGAGGAGCAGGAGCTGGCCGCGCTCTACGGCGACGACCTGGCCCCGGCCCCCGCCGCCGCGGCCCACGCCGAGTTCAGCGACAGCCGCACCGCCGACGAGGATCGGCCGATGCTGCCCGAGATCAACGGGCGCCAGGAGCGCCAGAAGCGCTGGGAGGAGCGGCGCGAGCAGCGGCGGTCCCGGCGCGACTTCGACCGCGGCCGGCGCGCGGACCGGCCCCGCCCCGAGGGCGAGCGTCGTCCCGAGGGCGAGCGTCGTCCCGAGGGCGAGCGTCGTCCCGAGGGCGAGCGTCGCCCCGAGGGCGAGCGTCCGGCGCCGACCCAGCTGGCGCTGCCCGCGCCGACCTCGCTGCCGGTGTCGATGCCCGCCGACGCGACCGGCGTGGTCCGGGTCGGCAACGCGCTGGGCGACGCCGCCTGGCAGGTGTTCACGTCGATCCGCGGCGCCCAGCCGATGCCGGTCAAGCAACTGGCTGGGATGATGCGCAAGCGCGGCCTGCTCGACGTCGATCCCGAGCTCGCGTGGCCGCACCTCAAGGCGGCGCTGCTCGGCGACGAGCGCAGCTACCGGTCGCTGGGCCTGCGGCCGCGCATCGTCTACCGCGGCCGCGATCTGTTCGCGCCCGGCCCGGTGGCGCAGAGCGCGACCGCCGACGCCGAGGCCGCGCTGGCCCGGGCGCTGTCGACGATGGCGGTCGCCACGCACGCCACGCTCAAGGCCCGCATCGGCCAGGCCGGCCAGGCCGGGTTCGAGCGGCTGGTCCACGCGTACCTGATCGCCGTCGGCTATCAGGAGGTCAACTGGATCAAGCGGACCGACGCGATCAGCTACGCCACCGCGGTCGCGCCGGGCTCGACCGGCACGATCATGGTCAGCGCCCGCGCGGGTGACGCCCCCGTCGATCGCCGCGGCGTCGGCGAGCTCCGGGTCGGCGTCGAGGCCAAGGGCCTGCTGGCCGGCCACCTGTTCGCGGCCCGCGAGCTGTCGACCGAGGCCGAGCGCGAGCTCGAGCGGCCCGGGCGCTCGATCTCGGTCTACGCCGGCGACGGCTTCGTCACCGCGCTCCTGACCGCGGGCGTAGGCGTGGTCACCGCCGCGGCGCCGGTGCGCTACGTCGACGACCAGCTGTTCGGCGAGCTGCTGGCCGGGTGA
- a CDS encoding D-alanine--D-alanine ligase, which produces MKNRKIGVLMGGMSSEREVSLRSGEAVLAALRARGFQAVPIYVDRDLDLALRQASIDVAFIALHGRYGEDGCVQGMLEMMGIPYTGSDVLASALAMNKIKSKELFRLNNLPTAPYYVAHGDGEDAVSAHGDFGYPCVVKPAREGSSVGVTIVASERELPAAIEAAACFDGEVLVERYIAGQEVSVAVLGDRALGAVEIAPKTEFYDYGAKYTRGATNYYLPPRLSPERYRGVLAQAARAVGALGCRGATRVDLIVSEAGNEYLLEVNTVPGLTPTSLLPRIAAAAGIDFGELCEAQLFAAALPSHRPRGERRIAQRGYDGDERRAEPIAPH; this is translated from the coding sequence ATGAAGAACCGCAAGATCGGCGTCCTGATGGGTGGCATGTCCAGCGAGCGCGAGGTGTCGCTGCGCAGCGGCGAGGCGGTGCTGGCGGCCCTGCGCGCGCGCGGCTTCCAGGCGGTCCCGATCTACGTCGATCGCGATCTCGACCTGGCGCTGCGCCAGGCGTCGATCGACGTCGCCTTCATCGCGCTCCACGGCCGCTACGGCGAGGACGGCTGCGTCCAGGGCATGCTCGAGATGATGGGCATCCCGTACACCGGCTCCGACGTGCTGGCCTCGGCGCTGGCGATGAACAAGATCAAGTCCAAGGAGCTGTTCCGGCTCAACAACCTGCCGACCGCGCCGTACTACGTCGCCCACGGCGACGGCGAGGACGCCGTCAGCGCCCACGGCGACTTCGGGTACCCGTGCGTCGTCAAGCCGGCGCGCGAGGGCAGCTCGGTCGGCGTGACGATCGTCGCCAGCGAGCGCGAGCTGCCAGCGGCGATCGAGGCCGCGGCCTGCTTCGACGGTGAGGTCCTGGTCGAGCGCTACATCGCGGGCCAGGAGGTGTCGGTGGCCGTGCTCGGCGATCGCGCGCTGGGCGCGGTCGAGATCGCGCCGAAGACCGAGTTCTACGACTACGGCGCCAAGTACACGCGCGGCGCCACCAACTACTACCTGCCGCCGCGGCTGTCGCCCGAGCGCTACCGCGGCGTGCTGGCCCAGGCCGCGCGCGCGGTCGGGGCGCTGGGTTGCCGCGGCGCGACCCGCGTCGACCTGATCGTCAGCGAGGCCGGCAACGAGTACCTGCTCGAGGTCAACACCGTGCCGGGCCTGACGCCGACCAGCCTGTTGCCGCGGATCGCCGCGGCCGCCGGCATCGACTTCGGCGAGCTGTGCGAGGCCCAGCTGTTCGCGGCCGCCCTGCCCTCCCATCGTCCCCGCGGCGAGCGCCGCATCGCCCAGCGCGGCTACGACGGCGACGAGCGTCGGGCCGAGCCGATCGCGCCGCACTGA
- a CDS encoding transglycosylase domain-containing protein, with the protein MGGTASATVDLDAELGDGVHLDVDLANQCEVVADAPAVDPRTLAGVAEHRFPDGSSAAVGPGVGDWVDLATVPAYVRGAFVAAEDARFWDHDGFDLTQIARSLEIDLREERFARGGSTISQQLVKNAFLHQRRTLARKLEEAVLTWRLEAVVSKSTILARYLNVIELGPGVYGLAAAARHWFGRAPAQLSVRQVAFLAALTPAPRTISARLAAQHRLDPDTAHRVDVVVRAMRRAGVIDAATARAAATAPLDLRPAALGR; encoded by the coding sequence ATCGGCGGCACCGCCAGCGCGACGGTCGATCTCGACGCCGAGCTCGGCGACGGCGTCCACCTCGACGTCGACCTCGCGAACCAGTGCGAGGTCGTGGCCGACGCGCCCGCGGTCGACCCGCGCACGCTGGCCGGCGTCGCCGAGCACCGCTTCCCCGACGGCAGCAGCGCCGCGGTCGGCCCTGGGGTCGGCGACTGGGTCGACCTCGCGACCGTGCCGGCCTACGTGCGCGGCGCGTTCGTCGCCGCCGAGGACGCGCGGTTCTGGGACCACGACGGCTTCGACCTGACGCAGATCGCGCGCAGCCTCGAGATCGATCTGCGCGAGGAGCGGTTCGCGCGCGGCGGCTCGACGATCAGCCAGCAGCTGGTCAAGAACGCGTTCCTGCACCAGCGCCGGACGCTGGCGCGCAAGCTCGAGGAGGCGGTCCTGACCTGGCGGCTCGAGGCGGTGGTCTCGAAGTCGACGATCCTGGCCCGCTACCTCAACGTCATCGAGCTCGGCCCGGGCGTGTACGGCCTGGCCGCGGCCGCGCGCCACTGGTTCGGACGGGCGCCGGCGCAGCTGAGCGTCCGCCAGGTGGCGTTCCTGGCGGCGCTGACGCCGGCGCCGCGCACGATCAGCGCCCGCCTCGCCGCTCAGCACCGGCTCGATCCCGACACCGCGCACCGGGTCGACGTCGTCGTCCGCGCCATGCGCCGCGCCGGCGTCATCGACGCGGCGACCGCGCGCGCGGCCGCGACCGCGCCGCTCGACCTGCGCCCCGCCGCCCTCGGCCGCTGA
- a CDS encoding metallophosphoesterase family protein: protein MRIGIFSDVHANIEALTAVLEAFRGERIDQYVCIGDTVGYGASPNECCDAIRALAKFTILGNHDAAVAGRMDYSYYYDAARGALDLHARLLTPENMAWLKGLPYEVKDGEVTFCHGSPINLEEFEYIFSTEQAARCLDIWDDLATVTFIGHSHLCKSFALSQDDVFEVVAQKFTIRPDHRYIISVGSVGQPRDYDNRASYTIYDTDERVFEFKRVPYDIEASAQKIFASDLERNFGNRLFLGV, encoded by the coding sequence ATGCGCATCGGGATCTTCAGCGACGTTCACGCCAACATCGAGGCCCTGACAGCGGTCCTCGAGGCGTTCCGTGGCGAGCGGATCGATCAGTACGTGTGCATCGGTGACACCGTCGGCTACGGCGCGTCGCCCAACGAGTGCTGCGACGCGATCCGCGCGCTGGCCAAGTTCACGATCCTCGGCAACCACGACGCCGCCGTCGCCGGGCGCATGGACTACTCGTACTACTACGACGCCGCGCGCGGCGCGCTCGACCTGCACGCGCGGCTGCTGACGCCCGAGAACATGGCGTGGCTCAAGGGCCTGCCGTACGAGGTCAAGGACGGCGAGGTCACGTTCTGCCACGGCTCGCCGATCAACCTCGAGGAGTTCGAGTACATCTTCTCGACCGAGCAGGCCGCGCGGTGCCTCGACATCTGGGACGACCTGGCGACGGTGACGTTCATCGGCCACTCGCACCTGTGCAAGTCGTTCGCGCTGTCGCAGGACGACGTCTTCGAGGTCGTCGCGCAGAAGTTCACGATCCGCCCCGACCACCGCTACATCATCAGCGTCGGCTCGGTCGGGCAGCCGCGCGACTACGACAACCGCGCCAGCTACACGATCTACGACACCGACGAGCGGGTCTTCGAGTTCAAGCGCGTGCCCTACGACATCGAGGCCTCGGCGCAGAAGATCTTCGCGAGCGATCTCGAGCGCAACTTCGGCAACCGCCTGTTCCTGGGCGTGTGA